Below is a genomic region from Populus trichocarpa isolate Nisqually-1 chromosome 15, P.trichocarpa_v4.1, whole genome shotgun sequence.
TTCTGATGAATTGAACATGCTGTAGTGGGTGTTGAATCTGAGTGTTACtgcatcattttatatttttcatcatttaagtGGTCGGAAAATAACCATGTAGACATGTTTAATGGCATGCATTTGATGAGTAAAGTTGATATAGATTGTTTATTATTTGGTTAGAGGATTGCAGATGGCTTCACGTCTTCATATTGTTAAGTACCCTGatttctttgcttgtttttgtAGTCTTTCAAGAGGTCCATTTCTGGGGTGACATTGGAACGAATGTCCTCTCTGTTTGGTTCTTTCTCAATCCTTTCTCCAAAGGAAGAAACAAGGTAGGTATTCACAAGCACACCCATCAGTTTATCATCCCTTTGCACTAGAAATAGGTCTTGGCTGAGTTTAGCTGGTCTTATGTGGTGGTTAGATTAGAGATCTCACATggatttaaatgtttttagctCTAACCTTGTGTCTTTGTATATTGCAGGGGTAAGGAAGGGTCTAGTAATTCTCCCAAACTTCGCAGAAACACCTCCACCGCTTCTGATATGAGTAGTATGACTTCACAGTCCTCTTCCATGAATCCAGGTTACACATCAGAATTCGATAACTTTTGTTGCTGTCCTAAATACTATTAAAAATgtgatatatattgatttttctgAAGATTGACTATTGGAAAGTTTATGACAatatatgttgatttttttgaagattGACTATTGGAAAGTTCATTGCAATTTGTTAAATGAAGTGAACTTCCTTGAAGAGACAGTGATGCTGGAAATGAATCCATTTTTCTCCACCACCACTGCCTTGTGATGTACGGATTTACAAAACTTGATACGATGTTTAGATCACATCTTACTAAAATGATTTCTCACCAGAAACTTTATCACTCAGTTATTGTTTCCAATCTTTTCTTTGTGGTATCCTCAGTTACTCTTGGTTTCAGTGATAAGAATTGGTAAGATAAATGGCTTTGTCCTGTTTAATCGGTTTCATCCCAGGAGATGTAAGCCTTGAAAGAACATAGGACTTTTTTCCTAGGTTTGTTGTCCTATTTCTCGAATCCACAAACTTTAGGTTCTacatttattgatttgattcCCAGCATTCATATTGGTagcaattttattattgtccGTCATATTTTCTGCATgacttatattataaaattatgaagaactcaatgctaatttatttataatgcaTTGTTTTCTCGAAGATCATCAACCGTGTTCTCTTTAGTTTTCTTATGAATGTTAGATTGGCTGTAGGTATCTGCATATTTTAAACATCTATTGAGCTCACTGCTTCTggggattcttttgttttttcagctCCTCTCAAGCACACAAGCAGTTGGTGTTTTGATGAGAACCTATTTTTGCAATCACTTTACCAGGTAAAAATATTGTCACTAGTGTGCTCATTGATTTTTTGGTggttgatgtttaattttttatgtaagacACTAGCTCGTTATGTTGTTACTAGTGAAAAGTTTACTTTTCCTTGATACTGTTTAGCTTCTGAATGAGAGTCtctactgcatatatatatgttaaaatgtaaacgaaaatttgattttcagcGTCAGGATTATTACGCTGCATGATTCTTAAGATCTTATGAATagtcaaaatgtttttcttacaGGTATTGGTTTCAGTATCAGAAAGAAGTTCCATCATTTTATACCTTAGGGATGCTGAGAAGCTGCTTCTTCAATCACAAAGGATGTACAACTTGCTCGATAAGTTGTTGAAGAAACTCTCAGGTAATGTGTTGATACTTGGTTCCCGGATGTTGGACCAAGAAGATGATTGCAAAGAAGCGGATGAAAGGCTCGCAATGTTATTCCCATACAACATTGAGATCAAACCACCAGAAGATGAGATTCATCTTGTCAGCTGGAAAGCCCAACTGGAAGAGGACATGAAGAAGATTCAGTTTCAAGATAACAAAAACCACATTGCTGAGGTGCTTGCGGCAAATGATATTGAATGCGATGGTTTGAGTTCTATTTGCCATGGAGACACAATGGTTCTTAGCAATTATATTGAAGAAATCGTGGTATCAGCAATCTCATATCATCTGATGAATAATAAGGATCCGGAATACCGAAATGGAAAGCTTCTTATATCATCTAAGAGGTGGATACCTGTTTTGAtttaatgatttcttttgtTATATCCTCTGGGAAGATAATAGACAACAATCTCTTAATTACAATTATTTCTTTGGAGCAGCTTGTCACATGGATTGAGTATATTCCAAGAAGGTAAAAGTGACGGGAAAGATACACTAAAACTAGAGACTAATGCCGAAGCTGGCAAGGTTAGTTCTATGCCTGATATTGTATATTACACAGTGAGCACTATAGAAGGTTGGTGTTATTAACATACACATTTTGACATTTTTGGTCAATTTTAGGAAGCTGAAGGGGAAGAGGCTGTTGGTGCAAAGAATAATAGTAAGACTGAAAAAGAGAAATCTGTTACTGGCGCGAAGAAGGACAGCGAGAATCAACCTAAAGCCCCTGTAAGTCAAAATCCTTTATACTTTAGATAAGAGCtgtcaatattattttgattgtctaACCGATGGATTCCCATTACTTCCTGCAGGAAGTTCCTCCTGACAATGAGTTTGAGAAACGAATCAGACCAGAGGTTATCCCTGCAAATGAGATTGGAGTAACATTTGCAGATATTGGTGCCTTGGATGAAACCAAAGAATCACTTCAGGAGCTTGTCATGCTGCCTCTTCGGAGGCCAGACCTCTTCAATGGTGGGCTTCTCAAGCCATGTAGAGGTATATTGCTATTTGGTCCACCTGGAACAGGAAAAACAATGCTGGCAAAAGCTATAGCCAAAGAAGCCGGAGCAAGTTTCATAAATGTCTCAATGTCCACCATTACTTCAAAATGGTTTGGTGAAGACGAGAAGAACGTTCGAGCTCTGTTCACACTTGCTGCAAAGGTTTCCCCGACTATCATATTTGTGGATGAGGTTGATAGCATGCTAGGGCAGCGGACTAGAGTTGGTGAGCATGAGGCCATGCGGAAGATTAAGAATGAGTTTATGACTCACTGGGATGGACTGTTGACAAAACCTGGTGAGCGTATTCTTGTCCTTGCAGCGACCAACAGGCCATTTGACCTTGATGAAGCAATTATTAGGCGGTTTGAGCGCAGGTACGTTTTATTTCTTCTGATTCCTCTAATTGGTTTATTGACCAACATCATCAGCATCATTCGGCATAGCTGGTCCATGATAACAAGCAATTCATTGAAGTTTGTCATCATCTTTTCTGTACATTCCTCTTGAGTTGTTCTGTTCCCAGTATAGCCTTAAGCAACTCCTTTCTTTTTCACCTTCTGTCTTGACCTCTTCAAGAAAACTTCTCAGATATCTTTAGCTTCCATCATGGCTTTTCAATTGTAAGCTTCAATATttccatgtaaaatattttcatgccTCATATCATGTTTGCTAACTACAACGTGTTTTTTGTGTCGGGCAGAATTATGGTTGGTCTTCCATCTATTGAGAGCAGGGAAAGGATTTTGAAAACTCtcatgtcaaaagaaaaaacagaagatcTAGACTTCAAGGAGCTTGCAACCATGACAGAAGGGTATACTGGAAGTGATCTTAAGGTTTGTTCTTTCTGCTTCTCTATTTTCCAGAACATTTATAGCATTCATCAAACCAATTCATAATGGACTGATTAGCTCATGTTATTGATTGCTGTAAACAGAACCTGTGTGTCACAGCAGCATATCGACCAGTTAGAGAGCTTTTACAGCAGGAGCGAGTGAAGGATAAGGTAAGCCTTTTCTCACATGTTACAGatgtatttttcatatttagtcCTTGCTGACACTTTTCCTGGTTTTCTGCTCCTTTAATCTCTCTATAGGAAAAGAAGCAGAAAGCTGAAGAAGGCACAAGCTCAGAAGATGCTGCAGATACAAAGGAAGAAGGGAAAGAGGAAAGCGTGATCATTCTAAGGCCGTTAAACATGGATGATATGAGACAGGCAAAGAATCAGGTGATCTTACATGAATTTCCTTTAAGTTTGGATTGCATCTATCACCCTCAATCCATGAGCAAATAgtcttttcaaattcaaattcttcTGTCACCAGATTCTCATACTTTCTTCTTCTACTTAAAGTCCATAACTTATGATTTGAAATTCAAGTAGCTGGCACTATATTGGAGTTAAATTTTCTATGATTAGCATCATAACAGCATTATTTCCCAGATGAGAAACATCTCAACTACTTAAGTAGccatgttttctttgttatgtGTGAATGCAGTGTGATTCGAACCAATGACCATCTTGATAATTTGGTTCTACAGCgtgaaagtaaaagaaatctAGAATCTTATGTTTCTGTCTAGGGATGTTTCTAAATAATGTATCTGCAGGTTGCTTCAAGTTTCGCAACTGAGGGTACGGTAATGAATGAGCTAAAGCAATGGAATGAGTTGTATGGCGAAGGGGGTTCAAGAAAGAAGCAACAGTTAACTTACTTCCTCTAGATTTTACAAAGCAGTCACCCTGTCATTGGCAACGTTCTTTGTATGTCGGAGGTTATGGCCTTCCCTTGCAACTGAAACATTTTTCCTACAAGCATGCAGCAGCGGGTGTCGAATGGAACGCAGAATGCCCGACACCAGATCCTCAGAGTGAAATGATGGAAATTACAGAGAAGTTAAAACGTACTGTTTCAGGTTTCTGTCAGAAAAATGTGTAGATGAAGCGAAAGAGGGGGTTCTCACTTGTCAGTATGTTTTAGATCATTCTACAAGCAATTGCCACTGCATTTTTAGTATTGTAATTATGTGACTGTGTGGTGCTTGGAAATGCACAAGGGTTTGTGGAATTTGAGAGGAATCTGTATTGGGTTTTTCAAGATAGTCTGTAGTTTACGAACAAATATTAAGGGTAGCATTTGTACATCAGTCTTCGTGAAAAGTAGTAATACTCCTCCTTACTCTTGTGgtatgattctttttctttctttatagcTCTATTGTGGAAGATTATAGCTGAACATTCAGAAGTCAATTTaaccagaaaagaaaaaggcgAGATGGAACTCAATCTGCTACACATTTAGGGCAGCTGGTACCAATGTGATGAAATGTGCCAAGAAAGTGTACTGAGAGCAGTAAGAGTAGAACAACACAAGATTGATTTGCCAGGTCTAgctcatcttcttctctctgGAATATTAACTTGGAATAGCATATAGattaaagattttctttttaattagaatttaaagaGGAAAGCACATGTTGTTGTAccttattatgaaaaaaaaaaagtagaacatTTTACATCAACAAACACCTTCAGAATTGTTCTTTTcgttttatttcaaatcattatactggttgcctttttttattattcaatgaactatattgttaataaaaaaccattttctgTCGAAataaaatgtgtgtgtgtgtgtgtgtgtgtatttcgAGAAATTCTCATTGCAATGCGGCCAACTATACTAGTGACCCTTTAAAGCCCACAAGCATTAACTTGAGCGCATTGATGCCAAAGGCAGGAGATTAATCGATAAGAACAAGACGGAGatttttcctggaaaccaataacttattattataaaagtGAGCGAATCTACATAACTCAAGAGGTTACCGAATACGATAGTAGTTAAATTTGGGAGCACCTAAACACCCCCATAAACATAAAGCAGAGGCAGGGCTTGTAAAATACTCGAGTCACAACAAGAGCAGCTTAATCAAACAGAACTGCTGAGAGTCAAAATTCAACCTAGTGAACACTAGAACTggtttctctctccctctctctaatccttcttcttctccttgaatggTCCTCTTGGAATTTTGCTTATATACTTTTCATCCAACACCGCATACTGCTTCTTGATCTGAATCCATGCTTTTTCAGAATTTCCATCAACCTGGTCCTCGTACTTCTCATACAACACTGGTACGGTGTGCAGCAAAACAAAGGCTGTttcaaagaagaaataaaaatcagagTCTAATAAAAACCTATCTTGCATCTAGTAGAAGTAATGAACATCTGAATTCCTTACATATGTAGAGTAAGGTCAGGAAGTTACAGCAACTTCCAACAAGTGACAGAACCAACAAGCCAGCTATTACCTGACAGCGAAATGAGCAGCAACAACTCATAATTAGTTCTATACAGTATAAATCCAACATAACTTGACATGTATTAGGACGAAGTACGCAGCTTTAACCCATTAACATGCCTTAAAAATGGAATTCAgagtggttttttcttttaagtagAAGTATCTGATGAAGTAAGCATTAATCACCAAGGATGTGTAAAATACAGCTCCAAATATGATATTCCCCATCAGAAGATCAAACGCTATATCAATGATAGGAAGAGATCACTTACAGCAAGAAACTTCTTCAAATCTCTCCCAGAAGCAATATCATGCAGGACAGCAAATCCTCGGTTGATTTCAATTCTCAGCCCAGATGCAACTTCACGAACCCATTTTTCAGGAAGTAAGACTTCGGGGATTTTAGGTGGGGATCTAGTACAGAGGAAATTGAAGCCAACACCATTAGAAAGAATATACATCGCCAAAGCTGAAGCCAGCACCGTTAGAAAGAATATACATTTACCAAAGCTGAAGGGATGTAAAGAATATCTAACGATCCTTACTTGTTTAAGAAGTTGGATGCATTGGACCACAGGAAAAGAACAGCCAGAGAGAATATCGATAAATGGCAAACTAAAGTTATTAAGTGATATTcaagcaattcaaaaaaaacCCAGACAGCAGTTGCACCACCAAGCACACCAGCAGAGATTTTCTTGTTCCTCCATAGGAAAACATCAGCAgctgcaaaaaacaaaaccaaaatcatTAAGGAAAGACAAACAATTTCTAGAACACGAAATCAAGCGATCAATCTATAGTGGAAATGTGAAAACTTGCTTTTCCAAGTCCGtctagcaaaaacaaaagcagcCCAAATTTGCTTTCCTACTCACCGATACATTGCTCAATCCTATAATTGTGGAAATGCACTTGCTTTTCCAAGTCCcatctaacaaaaacaaatgcaacCCAAACTTGCTTCCCTACTCACCAATACAATGATCAATCCTACAACAGTGGAAATGCATAAATTTGCCCGTCTCATTTAGACAAATAAAGGGAATGTTTCTATGCGTGtgtttagaaaaacaaaaatgaaagaatcgAGTGACCTAACGCTAGCTAGCAAGCATCGTCAAGCAACAAACCGCTCTTCACTTATAAATCTCTTGTCAAATCATTCTCTTCATAAGAAATTCCAAATTCGAAACAACAAAAAGGGATTTTaacatcatttcttttcttttaatacgCCATGGTTTCAGAAACCAAATCCATCATTTAATACCAATTTCTACACCAAGCAACAATTTTCAAGTTTCTATaacaacatcaaataaaaaagaagtattaaaaaaaagatctagcttcgaatcaaagaaacaaaaacaagatatttaataaatcAGAGAGAGATATTAGTTAGTGTGTTTACGTTTTCCACCGCCTAAGACTTTGTGGACGGGTTTCTCTCTACCAAAAAGACGAAAGATTTTCGACTTCACAGCATCCGACTTGTCATCATCGGAAtctgatgaagaagatgatgaatcaTGATCGTGGGTTTTCTCTGTTATCTTATCCACCTTTGATTCAACCACTGGTTCACGCTCACGCTCGCCTTCATGCTCCGCCATCT
It encodes:
- the LOC18105639 gene encoding peroxisome biosynthesis protein PAS1, with product MEQKHMLLSALSVGVGVGMGLGLASGQKVSRWAGGCGSIDGVTAEQIEQELMRQVVDGRDSKVTFEEFPYYLSEKTRMLLTSAAFVHLKHADFSKHTRNLSPASRAILLSGPAEFYHQMLAKALAHNFESKLLLLDVSDFSMKMQSKYGCSKKEYSFKRSISGVTLERMSSLFGSFSILSPKEETRGKEGSSNSPKLRRNTSTASDMSSMTSQSSSMNPAPLKHTSSWCFDENLFLQSLYQVLVSVSERSSIILYLRDAEKLLLQSQRMYNLLDKLLKKLSGNVLILGSRMLDQEDDCKEADERLAMLFPYNIEIKPPEDEIHLVSWKAQLEEDMKKIQFQDNKNHIAEVLAANDIECDGLSSICHGDTMVLSNYIEEIVVSAISYHLMNNKDPEYRNGKLLISSKSLSHGLSIFQEGKSDGKDTLKLETNAEAGKEAEGEEAVGAKNNSKTEKEKSVTGAKKDSENQPKAPEVPPDNEFEKRIRPEVIPANEIGVTFADIGALDETKESLQELVMLPLRRPDLFNGGLLKPCRGILLFGPPGTGKTMLAKAIAKEAGASFINVSMSTITSKWFGEDEKNVRALFTLAAKVSPTIIFVDEVDSMLGQRTRVGEHEAMRKIKNEFMTHWDGLLTKPGERILVLAATNRPFDLDEAIIRRFERRIMVGLPSIESRERILKTLMSKEKTEDLDFKELATMTEGYTGSDLKNLCVTAAYRPVRELLQQERVKDKEKKQKAEEGTSSEDAADTKEEGKEESVIILRPLNMDDMRQAKNQVASSFATEGTVMNELKQWNELYGEGGSRKKQQLTYFL
- the LOC18105638 gene encoding reticulon-like protein B1; translation: MAEHEGEREMAEHEGEREREPVVESKVDKITEKTHDHDSSSSSSDSDDDKSDAVKSKIFRLFGREKPVHKVLGGGKPADVFLWRNKKISAGVLGGATAVWVFFELLEYHLITLVCHLSIFSLAVLFLWSNASNFLNKSPPKIPEVLLPEKWVREVASGLRIEINRGFAVLHDIASGRDLKKFLAVIAGLLVLSLVGSCCNFLTLLYISFVLLHTVPVLYEKYEDQVDGNSEKAWIQIKKQYAVLDEKYISKIPRGPFKEKKKD